Proteins from a genomic interval of Lolium perenne isolate Kyuss_39 chromosome 1, Kyuss_2.0, whole genome shotgun sequence:
- the LOC127345165 gene encoding uncharacterized protein isoform X1: protein MSYRARLAATMPPLLFSAAKTLPLSHFPPPPSPPPRLQLRHATATDTDAGDDAPPAASGTTARERRLAKAREERHRREYERQHTYPGWARVLENACRDDEEMRAILGDSIGNPELMKQRIQERVRKKGREGFNRPKTGSVAAFKVSFRDFNPLNAFIWFELFGEPTDRDVDLLGGVIQAWYVMGRLGAFNSNNLQLANSMLDFDPSYDSEEASAVMPSSFHDISDVEFQDSWGRVWVDLGTSDYLGLDVLLNCLTQLSSEHLGIKQVVFGGRKLGDWEEGMTSSDYGYKHFKI from the exons ATGTCGTACCGCGCTCGGCTCGCAGCAACCATGCCGCCGCTGCTATTTTCAGCTGCTAAAACCCTACCCCTATCCCACTTCCCACCACCGCCTTCGCCTCCACCGCGCCTCCAGCTCCGGCACGCCACCGCCACTGACACGGACGCCGGCGACGATGCGCCGCCGGCGGCGTCCGGCACGACGGCCAGGGAGCGGCGCCTGGCCAAGGCGCGGGAGGAGCGCCACCGCCGCGAGTACGAACGCCAGCACACCTACCCCGGCTGGGCCAG GGTGCTGGAGAACGCCTGCAGGGACGACGAGGAGATGCGCGCCATTCTCGGAGACAGCATTGGGAACCCGGAGCTCATGAAGCAAAGG ATCCAAGAAAGAGTGCGCAAGAAAGGCAGGGAGGGGTTCAACAGACCCAAGACGGGCTCTGTCGCCGCGTTCAAAGTCAGCTTCCGAGA CTTCAACCCGTTAAATGCTTTCATTTGGTTTGAACTCTTTGGAGAACCAACCGATCGAGATGTTGACCTTCTTGGCGGT GTAATTCAGGCTTGGTATGTCATGGGAAGGCTAGGAGCTTTCAACTCTAACAATTTGCAG CTGGCCAATTCAATGCTGGACTTTGACCCTTCGTATGATTCTGAAGAAGCTTCTGCTGTGATGCCTTCATCTTTCCACGATATCAGTGATGTTGAGTTTCAAGACAGTTGGGGCAGAGTATG GGTGGACCTTGGGACATCAGATTATCTTGGATTGGATGTATTACTGAACTGTCTTACACAACTAAGCTCAGA ACACCTGGGCATCAAACAAGTGGTTTTTGGCGGTAGAAAATTGGGAGACTGGGAGGAAGGTATGACGAGCTCCGACTATGGGTACAAGCACTTCAAAATATAA
- the LOC127345165 gene encoding uncharacterized protein isoform X2, which produces MSYRARLAATMPPLLFSAAKTLPLSHFPPPPSPPPRLQLRHATATDTDAGDDAPPAASGTTARERRLAKAREERHRREYERQHTYPGWASQGAGERLQGRRGDARHSRRQHWEPGAHEAKDPRKSAQERQGGVQQTQDGLCRRVQSQLPRVIQAWYVMGRLGAFNSNNLQLANSMLDFDPSYDSEEASAVMPSSFHDISDVEFQDSWGRVWVDLGTSDYLGLDVLLNCLTQLSSEHLGIKQVVFGGRKLGDWEEGMTSSDYGYKHFKI; this is translated from the exons ATGTCGTACCGCGCTCGGCTCGCAGCAACCATGCCGCCGCTGCTATTTTCAGCTGCTAAAACCCTACCCCTATCCCACTTCCCACCACCGCCTTCGCCTCCACCGCGCCTCCAGCTCCGGCACGCCACCGCCACTGACACGGACGCCGGCGACGATGCGCCGCCGGCGGCGTCCGGCACGACGGCCAGGGAGCGGCGCCTGGCCAAGGCGCGGGAGGAGCGCCACCGCCGCGAGTACGAACGCCAGCACACCTACCCCGGCTGGGCCAG CCAGGGTGCTGGAGAACGCCTGCAGGGACGACGAGGAGATGCGCGCCATTCTCGGAGACAGCATTGGGAACCCGGAGCTCATGAAGCAAAGG ATCCAAGAAAGAGTGCGCAAGAAAGGCAGGGAGGGGTTCAACAGACCCAAGACGGGCTCTGTCGCCGCGTTCAAAGTCAGCTTCCGAGA GTAATTCAGGCTTGGTATGTCATGGGAAGGCTAGGAGCTTTCAACTCTAACAATTTGCAG CTGGCCAATTCAATGCTGGACTTTGACCCTTCGTATGATTCTGAAGAAGCTTCTGCTGTGATGCCTTCATCTTTCCACGATATCAGTGATGTTGAGTTTCAAGACAGTTGGGGCAGAGTATG GGTGGACCTTGGGACATCAGATTATCTTGGATTGGATGTATTACTGAACTGTCTTACACAACTAAGCTCAGA ACACCTGGGCATCAAACAAGTGGTTTTTGGCGGTAGAAAATTGGGAGACTGGGAGGAAGGTATGACGAGCTCCGACTATGGGTACAAGCACTTCAAAATATAA